One region of Rhodocaloribacter litoris genomic DNA includes:
- a CDS encoding sensor histidine kinase has translation MTTPPDPALRRSFQQRLLLTVGSVLAVTFVVLGVLAWFAASAWLNRYHRDLLLREAREIASHILTPEDSLDVSRYAWYEPHHRFADARIDPFFVQIFSPDGTLRYATANLDDLKEAAYPNDLLPLPPREASSFAPLHRLTLGPHRLYFEVVPLRDSRGRLRAYLQLGRYDPGLDSLLRNLALGLTLGLGALWLVLALLVRASARRVLRPLAAITAATADLTAADLSRRIPVPEDADRETARLALTLNHLLDRLEAAFAEMRRFTAHAAHELQTPLAILQGHIDVALRRERAPDAYRQTLTTLRDELTHLTVLVRNLLTMARLDREHHVLPRQPVDLCALTARVAAAFEPALNAKGIALDLTLDDDALTVYGQPDLLERVVHNLMDNAAKYTEAGQVSVSVRRQGDRALLCVEDTGPGIPETALPDVTRPFFRAASPDVPGSGLGLTLAERVVRLHGGGLSLTHRPGGGTRACVTFPLHTARPTPAGNTGVPSTPA, from the coding sequence ATGACGACACCGCCTGACCCTGCGCTGCGCCGCTCGTTCCAGCAGCGGCTGCTCCTGACGGTCGGCTCGGTGCTGGCCGTCACCTTCGTCGTGCTCGGCGTACTCGCCTGGTTCGCCGCCTCGGCCTGGCTCAACCGCTATCACCGCGACCTCCTCCTGCGCGAGGCCCGCGAAATCGCCTCGCACATCCTCACGCCGGAGGACAGCCTGGACGTGAGCCGCTACGCCTGGTACGAGCCCCACCACCGCTTCGCCGACGCCCGCATCGACCCGTTCTTCGTCCAGATCTTTTCCCCGGACGGGACGCTGCGCTACGCCACCGCCAACCTGGACGACCTCAAGGAGGCCGCCTACCCGAACGACCTGCTCCCCCTCCCGCCCCGCGAGGCATCCTCGTTTGCCCCGCTCCACCGGCTCACCCTCGGCCCCCATCGCCTCTACTTCGAAGTCGTGCCCCTGCGCGACAGCCGGGGCCGCCTGCGGGCCTACCTGCAACTGGGACGCTACGACCCGGGCCTCGACAGCCTGCTCCGCAATCTGGCGCTGGGGCTGACGCTGGGGCTGGGTGCGCTGTGGCTGGTGCTCGCCCTGCTCGTGCGGGCCTCTGCCCGACGGGTGCTGCGGCCGCTGGCCGCCATCACCGCCGCCACCGCCGACCTCACCGCCGCCGACCTGTCCCGGCGCATCCCGGTGCCGGAGGACGCCGACCGCGAGACGGCCCGGCTCGCCCTGACGTTGAACCACCTCCTCGACCGCCTCGAAGCGGCCTTCGCCGAGATGCGCCGCTTCACGGCCCATGCCGCGCACGAGCTGCAAACCCCGCTGGCCATCCTCCAGGGCCACATCGACGTGGCCCTGCGCCGCGAACGCGCGCCCGACGCCTACCGGCAGACCCTGACCACCCTCCGCGACGAACTCACGCACCTGACGGTGCTGGTACGCAACCTCCTCACGATGGCCCGCCTCGACCGCGAACACCACGTCCTGCCCCGGCAACCGGTGGACCTGTGTGCCCTGACGGCCCGGGTCGCGGCCGCGTTCGAACCGGCCCTCAATGCGAAGGGCATCGCGCTCGACCTCACCCTCGACGACGACGCCCTCACCGTCTACGGGCAGCCCGACCTGCTCGAACGGGTCGTGCACAACCTGATGGACAACGCCGCCAAGTACACCGAGGCCGGCCAGGTGAGCGTATCGGTGCGGCGGCAGGGGGACCGGGCCCTCCTGTGCGTCGAGGACACCGGCCCCGGCATCCCCGAGACGGCCCTGCCCGACGTGACGCGGCCGTTCTTCCGGGCCGCCTCGCCGGACGTGCCCGGCAGCGGCCTCGGCCTCACGCTGGCCGAACGGGTCGTCCGCCTCCACGGCGGAGGCCTCTCCCTGACCCACCGCCCCGGCGGAGGCACCCGCGCCTGCGTCACCTTCCCGCTCCACACCGCCCGGCCCACCCCGGCCGGCAACACCGGCGTGCCGTCCACACCGGCCTGA